One genomic region from Salvia hispanica cultivar TCC Black 2014 chromosome 2, UniMelb_Shisp_WGS_1.0, whole genome shotgun sequence encodes:
- the LOC125203184 gene encoding protein ACCELERATED CELL DEATH 6-like, with the protein MASSSTFPQSSSPVDAPPPPSVAMAYQGTEWHKDMAFYRAALTGEWDAARKFLDRDSDRGVHARLGYYSETPLHVAVAAGNSENFVYNLLDLIPDDLSLALTDSSGNNPLHVAAAAGNYNAAEILVTRCPNLLHLSNHDNKFPHHFAAEYGHRKILQLLISNTNDKHHTNPFAGEGGVWLLLSMIESDFFDMALDLVGKYPDLEWMKPKSVGRVLNKIAVKATTFDGDNHLNFWKRFIYWCVLKMDGKSQSFDVENQTSLEPSRWRELVLILHSTLCQVIKYLVPGINRFHEKKLMHEQIVELVKCLCKHMESLDYNDAAAICSETMLTAAESGSRDVVLEIVETFPLAVHFRNSLDQNFLHLAIKNRCENVFNLLYMTNMCRYQYANAIDNDGNSILHSAAHLAPFHKLNLVSGAALQMQRELQWFQETSKFVSSYTRGLQNYSGKTSEMIFTEEHRELKIDGETWMKDTANSCSIAAALIVTVVFAAAITVPGGNQSDSGYPMLYESSAFTIFAVSDAVSLFTSSTSLLMFLSILTSRYAEHDFLYALPKRLSIGLFTLFLSILFMMIAFSSTLYLVFGRKKAWVLLPVGALTCLPISSFVLLQFPLLWDVISSTYGRGVFGKQSNRTRTFP; encoded by the exons ATGGCCAGCTCGTCGACCTTTCCACAATCCAGTTCACCAGTTGACGCTCCTCCTCCGCCTTCCGTCGCCATGGCTTATCAAG GAACAGAGTGGCACAAGGATATGGCCTTTTACAGAGCTGCATTAACAGGAGAATGGGATGCGGCTAGAAAATTTCTTGATCGAGACAGCGACCGTGGCGTGCATGCGAGGCTCGGCTACTATTCAGAAACACCCCTCCACGTGGCCGTGGCTGCAGGGAATTCGGAAAACTTTGTGTATAACCTGCTGGATTTGATCCCGGATGACTTATCTTTAGCCTTAACAGATTCGTCAGGAAATAATCCGCTGCACGTTGCTGCAGCAGCCGGGAACTACAACGCTGCAGAGATACTTGTCACAAGATGTCCTAACTTGCTCCATCTTTCAAACCATGACAACAAATTCCCTCATCACTTTGCAGCTGAATACGGTCATAGGAAAATTCTTCAGTTGCTGATTTCCAATACGAACGATAAACATCACACCAATCCCTTTGCTGGGGAGGGAGGCGTATGGCTCCTTCTTTCGATGATTGAGTCTGATTTTTTCG ATATGGCGTTGGATTTGGTTGGCAAGTATCCCGATCTGGAATGGATGAAGCCGAAGTCTGTTGGTAGAGTTTTGAATAAGATAGCGGTCAAGGCCACAACATTCGATGGCGACAATCATCTCAATTTTTGGAAACGTTTCATATACTGGT GTGTTTTGAAGATGGATGGGAAGTCGCAGTCGTTCGACGTTGAGAATCAAACTAGTTTAG AGCCTTCAAGGTGGCGCGAGCTTGTCCTAATACTGCACTCAACTCTTTGTCAAGTTATCAAATACTTAG TGCCGGGGATTAACAGATTTCACGAAAAGAAATTGATGCACGAGCAAATAGTAGAGCTTGTGAAATGTTTGTGCAAACATATGGAATCGTTAGACTACAATGATGCAGCAGCTATCTGCTCGGAAACCATGCTTACAGCAGCCGAATCAGGAAGCCGTGATGTTGTCCTAGAAATTGTAGAGACATTTCCGCTTGCAGTTCATTTTCGGAATTCTTTAGATCAGAACTTTCTCCACTTGGCCATCAAGAACCGTTGCGAGAACGTATTCAATCTCTTGTATATGACCAATATGTGTAGATACCAGTACGCAAATGCAATCGACAATGATGGAAACTCCATCCTTCACTCGGCGGCGCATTTGGCACCTTTTCACAAGCTCAATTTAGTCTCAGGTGCAGCTCTCCAAATGCAACGTGAACTACAATGGTTTCAG GAGACTAGTAAGTTTGTTAGTTCCTATACGAGGGGCCTACAAAACTATAGTGGCAAAACGTCTGAAATGATATTTACAGAAGAACATAGAGAACTGAAAATAGATGGAGAGACATGGATGAAAGATACGGCTAACTCATGTAGTATTGCTGCAGCATTGATTGTTACTGTTGTGTTTGCTGCGGCTATCACAGTTCCGGGCGGCAACCAATCGGATTCTGGTTATCCGATGCTCTATGAATCAAGTGCATTCACAATATTTGCAGTTTCTGATGCAGTTTCACTCTTCACATCATCTACTTCCCTCTTGATGTTCTTGTCCATCCTCACTTCGCGCTATGCTGAGCATGACTTTCTGTATGCACTGCCCAAGCGACTATCCATTGGTCTATTCACGTTGTTTCTTTCAATCTTGTTTATGATGATAGCCTTTAGTTCAACGTTGTATCTAGTGTTTGGGAGGAAGAAGGCGTGGGTTCTGTTGCCGGTGGGTGCACTAACTTGTTTGCCTATTTCTTCATTCGTGCTACTACAGTTCCCACTTCTTTGGGATGTCATTTCGTCCACTTATGGTCGTGGTGTCTTCGGGAAGCAGAGTAATCGTACTCGTACATTTCCCTAA